The following nucleotide sequence is from Hevea brasiliensis isolate MT/VB/25A 57/8 chromosome 7, ASM3005281v1, whole genome shotgun sequence.
TACTGAATCTGAATCTACCAAACCAGGGTAACCCAAAGGAGAATACAAAAGGAGCTGCTACCATAACTATGCAAGGCTTGAAATCCAACCATGGCCAAGAAGAAAACCCCaacaaaaaacaaaaaacaaatcTCCAGAAGGAAACTTTGGACTTCTAATGCTGTCGATTTAAGGAGAGGAAAACAGAGGCAATGGTCTTCAAAATCATGGAGCACCAACTAGCAAACTTTAGAAATGCCGGCTCTTAATTCTCAAATCGTCTTCCTTGATTCTACCACAAAAACGAGAAACCTACATTTTGCCTTCCAAGAAACCAAAGCCATATCGATCATAGAAGAACAACCCTCCCTTTAAGCACAAGATCTGTACCACAAACCAAAACCAAAAGATATCTACACCCGACTAAACGGTGAGGAGGGAGACAAGCCCACTCTCCAGCCAGAGAAGGGTTCCCTCTACCCAAAAGGCAGGGGAATCCACCGGAGATCTAGCTTCGACTTTTTCAAAGACAAGAAAATAACGATGTTGAGAGAAAACTTCCACTCCTAAAAAAAACCTTTGTTACTTACTACAATAATGATACTAATTTCAAACACAGCTtgtgatttaaaaagaaaaatcgaGTAATAAATATTTAACTTACAACATAGCGAAAGTCTCATTCTTCGTCAAAACTTAGTCCAGCCCAAAGCCACAGGTTAAATCATAATCCCTGGCTGTATTCCTACACGGCTAATTTCCACCAGCACTAACATTCTGAACAGCTAGACATTGAAAATGAAAGTACAAGATCATGTATTCAGCATCCACCATGactaaaagaaaaaatatatttatattgacAAAGTCCAATGATTATTCTGCTTATTTAAGAAACTTCAGTTCACAAAGCCTTCGCATCTTGTTGACAGCACTGAAAGACTCAAGGGACAACCCCAGTTCTCCATGGCCACAATCCTTGACTTAGTATGGCCTATACCTCCAATCTGCCCTTGAAGGTCTTGCACTACCCAGTCCATAACCCCACTGCAAAGCAAAGAATGAATCATTTAACAGCTGAGACCATAAAAATGTTGTTAACTAGTCATTTTTTTCAAGTAGACAACATAAAATGAAGTACATAACTATTTCCCAGTTTTCAGCTTTAGTGAAACTGTATATACTCACATCATCAAAATCCAGGCTTCCATACATCCTACCAAAGTTGCGCAAAGGACCACCATAACCCCCAAAAGGTGGAGCAGTATTCATCATGAAATTTCCACTTGGGCCAGCATCATCAATAGGTGTTGCTGAATCTATTGCAACCTGCACAGCAAGACAAATTCATAATTAAAGCTACTGCTTCTCCAGGCAGGAAAAAGCACCATGGTTGGTTAAGCCATACACTATGTTCACACATAGGCAAGCATACCACATAAAATAAGCACTGCTACTACGTGTACTTGCTTAATATCCCTATCACACAACACAAATATAAAATTCACGTAATTCAAAGAACATAGAATgctgtttttgtttttttttttttttttcgtgggGGTGGTGGGGAGGGGAAGGGGAAGGGAAGGGGGCGGACAGTGGACATAGACAGAGACAGAGGGCTACAAAGAAACATTATAAATCTGAatgatatattaaaataaaaaaaaaacctttggaATAAGGAGTGCATTCTGCATGCATCTTTCTTATGGTACACAGCGAACAAGAACCTCCAAAGAACAATTAACTATCAATATCTGAGATAGATAAAGTTCTATGTAATACCTGATGTCCACAAATCTCATGAGACCTTCGAGAAACACGATCTGCCACACCGTCTTCAGCAAAGGTTACAAATCCAAAACCTCTGTGGCCAGATCTCTTTGGATCCTACTCACATTAACAAGTTTATCAAGTCATCTTTTGGATTGTCTATCATATGGACAATAGTAATACTACCATCTTACCTTGGGAACGTAAACATCTAATATATGACCAAATCTACCAAAATACTGGCGCAGATCTTCAGCAGTCGCTTCCTCAGGAAGCCTGCCAACAAAAATCTTTTTGCCCATTCCTCTAGCAGGTTCCCCTGTTAATGCAACAAAACTCAATAATCATTTGTTTCTTAATTAATTGCACATATACCTACCTAAAGCGGTACTTACTTCCATACATTGGACCTGGATGATCGTATAAGGTAGGAGCACCAAGTGCAGCATATCTAGTAGCCGCAGAAATATAGGCATTGTATGCACCATATCCACCATGTGCCATTCTTCCAACTGGCCTGAAATCATCTTCCTGGCAATAAAATATTACACAGTGAAATCATCTTCATGGCAATAAGATATTAGACAGTTGATATTAACTCACAAGTATTAATTAACTTCAAATCTAAACTTTAATAGATAAATTAAAATATGTTTCAAATTAGATGTGCCCCATAACATAGTGCATAACTTAAAAAAGAGGCTTTCATcaagaagaaaaaaataagagCAGTTgacagaagaaaaaaaaaaaaaaagtagctcTTCCACAACTTGCCTTAGGTGTTGCTCGATCTACAACTACATTAGAACCTCCCAATTCATGAGTATCAGCCATCAAACTGTCCACAGAATCTGTAGCAAGGAAGTTTCAATCATTTTTACTCTACTTTGACACTTAGTttagattaataatatttatcATTTGTTGAAGAAAATGCTAGCAAATTGCTATGACTTGCAAACAATAGATGAATCTTAACAAAGCACTTGTCAATATCAGCTTACAAAGAGAAGTCATTTAATGACCACAAACTGACAGTCAAGAGGACTATAAAACAAAGCATTTAATAAATAAGCAGGACAACAAATGAAAAAATTCCatacatttttaaataaatgaagTGTGTAGATAAAAATCCAATGGCCCAAAGAAGAAAAGATGCAAGGAACATAAATAAGCTGAACTCCCGCATACATTCATAAATGCATCCATAAAACATAGCAACAGCATATAGACATTGAAGCACAGATAACCAGAAAGGACTTGGCCACCTAGGTGGTCTCACCTGCACTAGAAAATGTGATAAATCCAATTCCACGATGTGCTTTTGAGCTATGATCCTGCATAACATAGTTGTAAAGATTTCAATAGTCCCAAATAGTGAACAACCAGAGTCATTAATTTATTAGTGTCACAAATGAAAGGATGGCCATTTAtacattcctttaataatttcagAGATATATTGCTGACACACAAAACAACTGAACACATACAAGATGAGCTCACCTTTGGCATGTACAGATCTATTATATCGCCATATTTCTCAAAATGACTGCAAAACCAAGTTCAAAGTGAATGTGTTATTTCTCAGAAGTCCATGAATATTGTCTAGAGAGTGCAAAAGGAAAATGACTAAAGAGATTTTTTGCGGGCCATCATCATATTCAATTACCTTCGAAAGGTTGTTTCAGTCACAGATGGTGGAATCCTTGCCACAAATATCCTTGTCACTTTCTTTGCAGGTGCTCTCATCTCCTCCTgctaaaagaaaatagaaaataaagcaTACATGCGTACAAACCTAACTTCTTGGATGCACCTATAATTCAAAGTCATATGCACTATGGAGAACAGAGCGCAGCCTTGAAATCATAGATTGATAAGTAGAACCAAATATATATTGAGATTTTTAAGGCACAACCTTTGGCGTGGCCACTTTAACTTCCAGCATTCTATTGCCAAGAAAATGTTCACTTGATAATGCATTCTGCAGCCAACAGAAAGTCAAGCATGATAGGTAATGCTAAAGAATAGAGAATTACAGATTTCAAAAGAGTCCCAATTTCTGCAAAATAACACACTTTGGAAAGTGAAGACAAGCATAAATAGAGTTCAATGCCAATGATCTCAGTGGTTGCTGTTACCTTTGCATTTTCAGCTGATGCAAACGTTACATACCCAAAACCCCGAGAGCGACCTGATGACCGCTCCTAAAACATGGAAAATGTAAAGCAACAGAAAAATCAAGAACATGTCAATAGACAGAGGACAAAGTGAAAAGTTAAACATTGAGGATTCCACACTAATGACGGAAATGCAACCACAAAGCTGTGCAAATCTCACACTTTAATCCCAAGTAAGTTTATATAAGAAAACAATATTGCATAatgtagcagaaaattaaaaagtGCTGCCCAAATTAACACAGTTCAAGCAGACAATAATATCTCAAATTAAACTCTCTCTCACACAAGCTATTTCTAACCAGGTTTTTAAATATTGAGCGTTATGTAACATATTATATTTACATAATGGGTCTTTATGGGGTCAATCAGGATTTTAGATAATGGAATAGGAATGAATTGGACAGATATAACAGCCAGTATTGTGAATTGTTTCACAAATTTAGCAAAATGACTCAAATTAACATTTAATGAAGAATCTTACTAAATTCCACCATAAACTAGCATATTTAATAATTTCTAATGAAATAAAAGAGTCAGAAATaatgttataaaaatttatttaagaaaattatatattttatatgaaCAACTccacctaagtagtttgcgcttggccggtcccaagcccggataaaggagaagggttgcggtaggtaacaaccagcgtaaaaatttcgtcacaccttatgatatgaattcaaatgatataaacgttggggcgtcctctactaacgacgcgctacgtCGGAGCCCAGGTATAGTGAGAAACAGTGTTATCAAAGGCGAGGGAAGCGCCCAAGCGAGGCACCAGGCGAGGCGAGGAGCCCCTCTATCGCCTCTATTGGAACGCCTGGCTCGACTTGGAGGAGGCGACGCCTCCGGCCGGAGAGGCAAGAGGCGACGCAAGTGACGCCTCTTCACAGCAACtgtaagtgtttttttttttttttaaattaaaaaatcaataaacctACTATCTACTTACCTGATGCAGCCATTCCACCAGCAGAGACGCTTTTCTCCTCAACCTCGACTTCATGACGACAACAGgtaagctctctctctctctctctctctctctctctctctctctcttatcttcttcttcttcttcttcttctcttcccgCTTCGATCTCTCTCTCTTAcgtccctttctttttttttttctccctctccACCTCTGTTCGATCTCTCTCTCacgtcctttttttttctttcctgctGCTTGCCGCTGCTCTATTCGATCTCTCacgtcccttttttttttttctctccctcTCCACTTTTCTTCTACTGCTGCTCTGCTCACATCCCTTTCCTGctactcttttttttattttttttttttttttttttttcagcagtccctttttattttttcttttttttttccttctccttttaattaattagttattattaattatttatttatttgttaatttaattattttatttttattaattaattatttaaattttatggatattggtaaattgattattttactttgtattcttgtttaattagttgattaattaatatgggtattgttgatttgttggtatttagtttaatttttatttgttattcttgttaatttgattagttttactttttaccttgttaattagacattatttgttaattaactatttattttatataggtattattaatttattgttaatttaattttttatcttcttattattgttaattaattgtttaatttatatgggtattgttaatttattattaattagtttaccttttacttgttattattgttaattagttttaatttgattaattttacttttttcttGTTAATTAGATATTAGCATAGTTATCAAAGGCTCAAGGCGCACCAAGGCGCTAAGGTGTCTTGGAGCCTAGGCGCAAGGCGCAAGGCGCAGGCGCGTGCCCGAGAGAGCTAAGgcgcaaaaataaaaaatatatattaaaaataaaaaaaaaattataattatgctATCACACCTCAAATAACATAAAACTATATAATAATAACTAACAAATATGTAAGTAATAATTAGTTTATAAtccaaaagagataaaaataaactactaaaagttaaaaatactaataaactactaaaaattaaagtttaataaactAGTAAACTACTAAATGTTCAATCCACATCAATAGAAATATCAAAATCCTCttcattttcttcatcttcttcatcatcttcattaTCCTCCTCAAACTCATCTTCCAAATCAACATCTTCATCATAATCATTTTCTTCCTCGTCTTCAAGAAGTGAAGAAGTGAAGAAAGAGAGagcatgaaaagaaaaaaatgaaaaattgcagCATGTGATCAGAAACTGTAACAGAGAGTATGGCATTGGCAGCAAAAAAAAAAGATGCAGAAGAAAAAAGTGTAGTGCAGGCAGCCAAAAAAATGCAGAAAAAGAAAGTGCAGTGCGAAACAGTGCAGGAACACTgcaggagagaaagagagagagagagagagagagaaagagagcatggcagtcaaaaaaaaaaaagagaagcagAAAAAGAATACCCAGcacaggagagagagagagagggagagagagagagagagagcatggcattggcagcaaaaaaaaaaaaaaaaaaaaaggaaacactGAAACAGAAAGAAAAAAATGCAGCACAGGGGAAGAGAACAGAGGAGagcgagaagaagaagaagaagaagaagaagaataataagaaaataataagaaaaaatacATGCCAGGTTTGTTCCTTCActcctcctcctcttcttcttcttcttctcttcttttttttcctttttgctaGCTGTTGGTTGCTGgacaaacttaaaaaaaaaaaaaatcctagcaGCCTAGCGCCTTGCCTCATTGAGGCGCGCCTCACTGCGCCTCGCGCCTCGGTGCGCCTCGGTGCGCCTCAGTGAGGTGGTGCGCCTTGGCTGTCCCGAAGCGCCTTGGCCTGCGCCTGAGGCGCGCCCTGCGCCTGAGGCGCGCCTTTGATAACAGTGGATATTAGATGTTTATTTTATATgggtactcaactcaactcaactaagcctttatcccaaaaatttggggtcggctatatggattcgctttttccactctgaacgattttgggttaaatcttcagaaatgtgtaatgcttctaagtcatgctgtactactctcctccaagtcaatttaggtctacccctttttttctttctatcctctagcctaatgtgctctacttgtctaactggagcctccgcatgtctacgcttcacatgaccaaaccacctcaatctcccttctctcaacttatcttcaattggcaccactcctaccttttctctaatactttcattacggactttatctagtctagtatgaccactcatccaccttaacattctcatctctgcaactcttatcttagatgcatacgactctttcagtgcccaacactcactaccatatagcatagccgatcgtatggctgtacggtaaaattttccttttaattttttgggaatcttacgatcacataaaactcccgtggcacgtctccacttcaaccatccggctttaatcctatgactaacatcctcctcacatcccccatctacatgACGGACTGTGCCTAGATCTttcaagtgattactttgggacagtgccactccattcaaactaactccttccctatcaccgctttggccttcaccgaacttgcaatgcatgtattctgcttttcgttctacttaacttaaaaccctttgactctagagtacttctccaaagttctagcttcctattgactcattctcgtgtctcatctatcagaacaatataatCCTCAAACATCAAGCACAAAGGAATACTCTATTGTATATGTTtcagtcagttcatctaaaactaatgtaaaaggtaagggcttatggtcgatccttggtgtaatccaattgagatcggaaaatctcttgtgtcccctcccactgtgcgcacagtagtagttgctccttcatacatatctttcaatacttgtatatacctaatagataccctcttttgttctaacgcattccataagacctctcttgaaacactatcataagccttctccaaatcaataaaaaccatgtgtagatctttcttcccatctctatatttctccatcaagcttctaatgagaaagatcgcttccatagttgaacgaccaggcatgaaaccaaattgattgagagagatagaagtatcatgacgtagtcgatgctccacaactctctcccacaacttcatagtatggctcatgagtttaattcccctatagtttgagcaactcagatgtctccttatttttaaaaataggtactaaaatactcttcctccattcatcaggcattttctttgagtttagaatcttattaaataacttagttaaccatgccactcccatatctcccaaatacttccacacttcaattggtatttcatcgggtccacaggctttacctactttcattctcttaagtgcttcctttacttctaaatatCTAATCCTTCtattataatttacattcttttctattgttctataatctatattcacgctatttccattttgactattattaaagagatcattaaaataatttctccatctttctttaatgtcctcatctttcaccaacacttttccttctttatccttgatgcacctaacttgattgagatcttgacatttcctttctctactccttgctaatctataaatatctttctccccttctttagttccaagtttctcatataactttgcaaaggcctgtgctcttgcttggctaactgccttttttgcctctttctttgctatcttgtactgttcatatgcctcattattatcacatttaggtaatttcttataccattccctttttctcttcaccgccttttgtacttcctcattccaccaccatctctcttttgagggtggtccatgtcctttattttatatgggtattattaatttattgttaatttgattatttttctttttgttcttagtAAGTAATTGTGTAATTTATATGGACATTATTACTTTGTtgttaattaatttacttttacttcttattattgttaattagttgttagattaattagttttacttttgtcttgttaattagacattagttgtttattttatatggtactattaatttattattaatttgatgattttactttttgttcttattaattaattgtttaatttatataggcattgttaatttataattttactttttgttcttattaattgtttaatttatatgggcattgttaatttgtttactgttttactttttacttattattcttgttaattacttatttaatttatattggatattgttaatttgttgttaattaatttattttttattcttgttaatttttttgttagattATAAATGGGTGATAAGAATAATACATCTGGATCTTCTTCTAGTAGTAGAAGAACGGACCCAGGATGAGCACATGTAATTCAAGTTAGTGAAAACAATACCAATGATCTTCAATGCATGTACTGTATGAAAGTTTATAAAGGAGGAATTAATAGAATCAAGCAACATCTTGCTGGAGGTTACAAAAATATAATTCGGTGTCCAAAATGTCCAGAAGATATAAGGAATCAAATGCAGGAATTCATTACTAAAAAAAGAGAGCAAAAATCAATTATGAATATGAAAAGACCacctgaatttgatgatgttgaagtaCTGGGATTAGATGAAAATGAGGAAGAGGAAGAGTTGATGCAAGAAGTTGGCAGTGAAAGAAGAAGGCAAGTACTGGAGGTTACATGTACTAGTGCTTTTAAAAAACCAAAAGTTTTACCACCACAAAGTAGTAGAGGGCCTATTGACTGTTATTTTTCCCCAAGACCTGCTGTTTTGGGAAAAAATATGAAGCAAACTACCATTGACGAAAATAGTCCAGCTAAAAAAGAGTTAAGGGAGCGTGCTTGTGTTGCCATAGCACGATGGATGTATGATGTGGAAATAGCTTTTAATGCTGTGAATTATGATAGCTTTGGGGAAATGATTCGAGcaattggaaattatgggaaagaAATGAAACCTCCAAGTTTTCATGAGGTTAGAGTTCGGTTACTTAACAAAGAAGTGCAAATCATAAATGATCTTCTCGAGTCTCATAAAGAAGAATGGGAAAATTATGGATGTACATTGATGTGTGATGGATGGACGGATAGAAAAGGGAGAACCTTGATTAATTTCTTGGCTAATAGTCCAAAGGGAAGTGTATTTATTAAATCAGTTGATGCAAGTGATGAAAAGACAGCGGCATTGTTGGCTAGTTTGATTGAGAAAGAATTGATGGAAATTATTCCTGAAAAAGTAGTTCAAGTTGTTACAGATAATGCATCAAATAATGTTGCAGcaggtaaaatttttatttaattttttatattactaaaaaaaatatcattttatttttattattaatggaaTGAATTTTTCTACTTGTTTATGACAGGGAGAATATTGGAAGAAAATTTTTCTCATCTATACTGGACTCCATGTGCAGCTCATTGTATAGATTTGATGTTGGAGGATATCTTTAAGATCCGTGTTTTCAAACAAACATTCCGCAAAGCTGTTGAGCTTACTGGTTTCACATATGGCTCTTCAGGAGTTCTAAATATGTTGCGGAAGTTTACTAATAAAGTAGAATTGCTAAGGCCAGGGCAAACTAGATTTGCTACTGCTTTTATTACACTGGGAAGGATTCATCTTCAGAAAGCCAACATTAGAAAAATGTTTACTTCGGAAAGTTGGACAACTAGTAAATGGGCTAAAGAGGTGAAAGGCAAAAAGTGTGAAAGGATGATTTTGAGTCCTGCCTTCTGGAATCATGTTGTTTATGCTCTTAAGGTTTCCGGTCCTCTTGTTCGTGTGCTTCGACTTGTTgataatgaaaaaaaatcagCTATGGGATATATTTATGAATCCATGGATAGGGCTAAAGAAGCCATTGCCAACTCACTCAATGGCAATGAAGAGAAATACAAGAGCATTTTTTAGATTATTGATGCGAGATGGTCACTTCAATTGCATCGTCCTTTGCATGCTGCTGGATACTTTTTGAATCCTGAATTTTTTTATCCAAATAAGATGAGAATTGAATCTGATGAAGAGGTCAATACAGGATTGCTTTCGTGCAttcataaaatgaaaaaaaaatttagcaaaagtTGATATGATTCttgatgaaattgagaaataCAAGGCAGCTCCAGGGACCTTTGGTTTTCCTTCAGCTATTAGAGGAAGAACAACCAAATCTCCAggttattaatttaattcttattaatttttcattttgctcatttattaatttatatcatgaattTAACAATCATTGGTTCTATATTTTAATAGTTGCTTGATGGAAAACATATGGTTCTTCAACTCCAAACCTACAAAAGTTTGCTGTAAAGGTTCTGATTCTCACATGTAGTGCAAGTGGTTGCGAAAGAAATTGGAGTGTATTTGAGCAtgtaagtaatatatatatatatatatatatatatatatatatatatatatatatatatttcttaatttgttattttatctTGAGCCTTTTGAGTTTGAAGTTTAACTTATTTGTTACTGTAAAATAAATGACAGCTTCATAGTAAGAAAAGAAATCGGCTATTTCAAGAACGCTTGGACAATTTGGTATATGTGAAGTACAATAGAGCGTTGCTACGCCGACACACTTTTGGGGATATCACAACACCTATTGATTTGGCAAATATTAATGAGAGCAATGAATGATTGCTTGGTGAATTAGAAAAAGGTGAtggggatgatgatgatgatgattctcTTGTTTTCATGAATGACGTATTGACCTGGGGTGATGTTGGTAGAACAGATGGAGTTTCTGAATCTCGTTATGAATAGAGATCGGCTGCAAGATCAACACCACCACTTGAAAATCCATCATTTCGAAGGCCTCGTGCAATGAGAGGTGCATCCTCTTCGCaagttgatgatgatgaagaggagGAAGAATTTGTGATGGCCGTTGTTGAAAATGAAGATAATTTTGGAAATCTTGATGATGAGTAGTTTTAGTTATAAGTTTTTTATGTACTTATTGCATCTTGTTTATTATGACTTACAACTTATTTTTATGTATTAAAGTCTGAActtctataatttatattttctattatgtgacttatgacttatttctaattttttatttattatgtataattTTATAGCGTCACTTTTATCATATACATCTGCTAAAAATTCAGGTATGAACTATTTCTTTTTTTAACACCTCTTATTATTATGTGTGTTTTTACTTAtgctatatattttaattttacagtTTCATACTTTCACTTGTATCTTATACTTAAACTGGAAATACAGGTATGCactattttcaatttctcttattttagatataaacataacgtaaataatattttttttctttttaatatgtttttttacttatcaac
It contains:
- the LOC110673689 gene encoding uncharacterized protein LOC110673689 isoform X2 yields the protein MERKLVVLGIPWEVDTEGLREYMSKFGELEDCIVMKERSSGRSRGFGYVTFASAENAKNALSSEHFLGNRMLEVKVATPKEEMRAPAKKVTRIFVARIPPSVTETTFRSHFEKYGDIIDLYMPKDHSSKAHRGIGFITFSSADSVDSLMADTHELGGSNVVVDRATPKEDDFRPVGRMAHGGYGAYNAYISAATRYAALGAPTLYDHPGPMYGREPARGMGKKIFVGRLPEEATAEDLRQYFGRFGHILDVYVPKDPKRSGHRGFGFVTFAEDGVADRVSRRSHEICGHQVAIDSATPIDDAGPSGNFMMNTAPPFGGYGGPLRNFGRMYGSLDFDDWGYGLGSARPSRADWRYRPY
- the LOC110673689 gene encoding uncharacterized protein LOC110673689 isoform X1, giving the protein MERKLVVLGIPWEVDTEGLREYMSKFGELEDCIVMKERSSGRSRGFGYVTFASAENAKNALSSEHFLGNRMLEVKVATPKQEEMRAPAKKVTRIFVARIPPSVTETTFRSHFEKYGDIIDLYMPKDHSSKAHRGIGFITFSSADSVDSLMADTHELGGSNVVVDRATPKEDDFRPVGRMAHGGYGAYNAYISAATRYAALGAPTLYDHPGPMYGREPARGMGKKIFVGRLPEEATAEDLRQYFGRFGHILDVYVPKDPKRSGHRGFGFVTFAEDGVADRVSRRSHEICGHQVAIDSATPIDDAGPSGNFMMNTAPPFGGYGGPLRNFGRMYGSLDFDDWGYGLGSARPSRADWRYRPY